In Rhopalosiphum padi isolate XX-2018 chromosome 3, ASM2088224v1, whole genome shotgun sequence, the genomic stretch tttattaccttaaatgattttaaatctgCATCTTTGATCAGTTCTTTTGATCTATCATTCATGCCAATtggttgttttaaaaatgtaaaacagttGATCGTAAGAGAAGGTTTATCAGATGAAATATCCAATTGTTCCTGAATTTCTCGTAATGATCGTAGTTTCTGGCCATTTGgagaataatagtatacatcacCATTTCTATTGGCACGAGTAACAACAGCAGATTTTCCTGATGTTCTGTATATTAATTCACGTTTCCatcctgaaaaatatttatcacagataatctaccaaaataaattattaataattaatttacttaccaTGCTCAAATGGGACTTTAAAAATGGCatctttgatattataattaactgttCTGCCAGCACTACGGAGTATTCTAGTGTTAGTAGAATACACATTAAATTTAGGAGTAGTAAgttctaaaacattaaaaaccaattaacataatatatcaaaactgtttagaaataatatttataattaaattctatttttattcatatttagaaAACCTTGAACACAGTATAAAACatataccaaatataaaatataataggtactatttattagtatatcatAAGATacattaatgatttattgttgCCCTTTAAATCTGAATTGTCataggaatattattataaatgtagagTAGTACACTAaacatatttatcttattatttaatgttgcttacattaattgataattatgcACTAAAATATTGTGGTTCTGGGTGCCATGTTGTAAtaccaacacattttttaatttaacttgtgTATTGTTTGTTTACCCATGTATTCTTTAAAACTTTATCatgttacacaatataattattattttaaagactaGGTTAGTAAGTTtagcaattataatttaaattaaaagaaggATAATGGTAATTAATAGgaaattgtgtaaaaatttaaaaacaattacttcTATAGAATGAGatactaagaaaaaataatttattatttgacatttggatattaaaataaaatataaataattctgatatatattttttttaaacatagaaatttaaaattatattctgtaAAAGTAACTTAAATGTGACAATATCACTAATTAAATTAGCCATTTTCATTATCTTAAATTCAAAAAACctaattgtaaaaacaatagtcatcaaaatgtaaaaaattcaaagaaattaaacataaaattaaattaatgttgtaattagtcaaatacatgtaaatatttattagattttcattcatctaataaaaaaatatcagtatcaatttagtttttatttatgatacatGCAGAACATAATTTTACCTAGTTTTTTCATTAGCATATGTGGACAGTGTCTCTCTTTGggaaaaatgtagttttaaaatctataacttagataaattagttattaggtataaacataatataatatgttttcctGTACTTATTTTGGATTATAAGCAAAGCAATTtatgaattgattttaaatttatggtttttttttttttacgataagtAGAAGATAAAATTGGTGGTTTTGGATAGAAAAGTTGATTTAGTTTGTgcttacatgatataattttgagctatttacaagcattaaaatatttaaattacttttctataaatgttgattGTTCACTGGGtctaaattcttaaaaatttaatacggggcctaaaataagttattcttataaaaattataaaattatatatgcaacatttttcttatatgcatttaaagctcaaataattacaaaatttgtcaaaattataaaaatttaccaacgcaagtataaatttttaaaatcttcaatttGTATAGCTgaagtatcaaaattaaatacaatgttcATCATACGTAGTTTGaacttgaattaaaaaattcttaaaaatatttgaatacaattattttttataaatatatttgtaaattaaatttagacaaaatcatatatttaaatgttaattattttattatcttacataattattaatcgtgatgacttaaaatttttatgtatattatagattttactttaccaatgaaatttattataaaagaatgtgaatttttttaaaggtataatctatttatatctTGAACCTATTAAAACTGTTTCACAGTACACCTAGTCACCTAGTGTATACAACAGATTGATACCCATTTACCtatcatattttactatttatttagtaactataaataatatattatattgtgttggaATTCTTTTACAAATTTGAATTAGCATTTCCGAATACCAAATGTCAATTCAAAGTTAAGATCGTTTGTAGGATATATGATAGatgtacataaaacaaaaaatattaaaatgtcaagaAAGAATagcaataaataggtacatcaaaaattaagttaataacacctataaaaattaacatttaacgtGTATACAGGGACacaggactatttaacaaatatagtaacatttgtaatggaagttTGTCAAATAGAAttgttacattttatgtatatttaatgtgaATGAATTGGAAAATTTTGTGTACCAAGTGAGAATGAATTATGAGATTTTATGTTTTCTgatacatgtattatacatttttgccaCTCACCTGAAGAAGAAGGAATATATAATTCCAAAGATTTTAAGGTTTCACTGCGTTTGTTGTTATTCTTATGCCTCTTATTACTCCGATTCTTCTTTGTATCATTAGATCTTGGTGttgatactataaattaattaaaaaaataatacatatatgttttactcatgttataaaacaaaagaatataaacaggtttacaaatataattgttcTAACTTACTACTTGATTTAGattgtttctttttattaacatgattattatgaataatggaTGGACTGTCAGTTGGCTCGTCTACTTCTATTGGTCCACTTGCTTCTTTACCAAGTtccatttttaatactaaatacaaccatataaattttttttataaaatttgtaataacaatgaattttaagttaaatataaaagctgtataaacatataatgatTGAAAAACTTACATCGTATCTTTTTTTGCAATGTTTTCGAAAGCCTATCATCAATATCAAATCCAATAAAATGTTCTTCTTGGCTTAAAAGATTATTGGTTtcctaaaaataatcaaattaaaacttttttttaaccgatcataaaatatacaattaacacaacaagaaattattttttaatttattatataacctaatctagactaaattttattaattaaataaagttgtgtttttacaaaaattattaaagtaagcaaattttactaattttaataataaaaaatgttcattgtaattgtattatatatttgttttattatattaacattattaaataggaTTAGTGAATGTTAAATTGAATGTTATTTGATAAGAATATTAATCTACACTAAAACAATACAtactaaatttgtaatattgcatttttgttCTTTAACGGAAAGTGttttacgtaaaataaaatatgtatttattaatttaccatagagttactcattttttaaacaattattaattatatctattaaaataataaaaaaaatgcggatataataacttaataatgtgCATAAGTGATGAAattataccaattaaatatgaaaaatgggtgaaatatataaataattattgagtgAGTAAAGAATTATGGTGTCTAGCTTTTAGAGATGCTACTGTCCATGAAAATCAGACCAACAATTTTAGTGGAGTTAGTGTACGGAGTTTTAAAGACATAGTAGTCTTCCGATATAAGAGGCATGTAATGCCATTGCACtggttgattttatttatacagacCTTGAGGATTAATACTTAAGACTTTTAAGAACTATTGTTAACGGTAGAAATGACACAGCTCAATTGCTTTTTGAGGATCAATTAAAAAGAgctgtttatattaataaagatttGATAGAAAAATTacctaacaatatatttaaagtaccaTCAGGGTTCGACTGTGGTTATTATAAAGTAGATATCACTCATGGTTTTTGTGTTTGTTCCAAAGGAAACTTGGGAGCTTTTAAACGCAAGCATTAGCCAGCTGTATACCATCATTATAATGAATCCATTCCTAACTTACCAGCTATTATTGTCTATATGCTAGCTAAATTAGCTTTTGgaaaaaatgtacctaaaatatcattttataagcctcttcaatttgaaaaatataattgtcaatTTAGTGAAGAAACAGCAgaaattgttgaatataatgtatcatttcccataacaaatacaaataatacattagttACAACTGATGATCATCtggataatcataatattgatcAACAGTATGATGAATATGTTTACCagattcaataattaattaaaagaaattttgaaaaatttaaaagaaatacttCAGCTTCTGTACTCACCAAATGTTTAGATTGTAGAACAATAGATGGACTGTCAGTTGGCTTGTCTACTTCTATAGGTCCACTTGCTTCTTTACCAAGTtccatttttaatactaaatacaaccatataaattttttttataaaatttgtaataacaatgaattttaagttaaatataaaagctgtataaacatataatgatTGAAAAACTTACATCGTATCTTTTTTTGCAATGTTTTCGAAAGCCTATCATTAATATCAAATCCAATAAAATGTTCTTCTTGGCTTAAAAGATTATTGGTttcctaaaaataaacaaattaaaacttttttttaaccgatcataaaatatacaattaacactacaagaaattattttttaatttattatataacctaatctagactaatttttattaattaaataaagttgtgtttttacaaaaattattaaagtaagcaaattttactaattttaataataaaaaatgttcattgtaattgtattatatatttgttttattatattaacattattaaataggaTTAGTGAATGTTAAATTGAATGTTATTTGATAAGAATATTAATCTACACTAAAACAATACAtactaaatttgtaatattgcatttttgttCTTTAACGGAAAGTGttttacgtaaaataaaatgtgtatttattaatttaccataaagttactcattttttaaacaattattaattatatctattaaaataataaaaaaaatgcggatataataacttaataatgtgCATAAGTGATGAAattataccaattaaatatgaaaaatgggtgaaatatataaataattattgggtGAGTAAGGAATTATGGTGTCTAGCTTTTAGAGATGCTACTGTCCATGAAAATCAGACCAACAAATTTAGTGGAGTTAGTGTACGGAGTTTTAAAGACATAGTAGTCTTCCGATATAAGAGGCATGTAATGCCATTGCACtggttgattttatttatacagacCTTGAGGATTACTACTTAAGACTTTTAAGAACTGTTGTTAACGGTAGAAATGACACAGTTCAATTGCTTTTTGAGGATCAATTAAAAAGAgctgtttatattaataaagatttGATAGAAAAATTacctaacaatatatttaaagtaccaTCAGGGTTCGACTGTGGTTATTATAAAGTAGATATCACTCATGGTTTTTGTGTTTGTTCCAAAGGAAACTTGGGAGCTTTTAAACGCAAGCATTAGCCAGCTGTATACCATCATTATAATGAATCCATTCCTAATTTACCAGCTATTATTGTCTATATGCTAGCTAAATTAGCTTTTGGAAAAAATGTACCtgaaatatcattttataagcctcttcaatttgaaaaatataattgtcaatTTAGTGAAGAAACAGCAgaaattgttgaatataatgtatcatttcccataacaaatacaaataatacattagttACAACTGATGATCATCtggataatcataatattgatcAATAGTATGATGAATATGTTTACCagattcaataattaattaaaagaaattttgaaaaatttaaaagaaatacttCAGCTTCTGTACTTACCAAATGTTTAGATTGTAGAACAATAGATGGACTGTCAGTTGGCTTGTCTACTTCTATAGGTCCACTTGCTTCTTTACCAAGttccatttttaatattgatataaaatcagGCTatctatagaataaaaaattgtttttgcttACTTAGTAgaactattataaaaactttattgttaattcaatcatatttttttcaatataatattatagtatgactagttttaaatactttatgttGAAAATCATTTTCTTCACCATACAAGCTTTGCTTATAGAAATCAATTAATCAAAATACTTAggtaactttataatttaattgatgaataataaaatatatatatatatgtatatataaatacatgaatataaattaataccacttggcatattatgtataagtataaaatagaactaaaatgtattataataaatggattataaaattcttaactatgttatgttttgatatttaattgggCAAAGATCCTACTTGAAATTTGATAAACTATCCAGATCATCTTATTTCACGAGATAAAATATTGCcaagtaaatttttaatgtgttgTAAAATTCAGGAAACTACACAATAGTTTAACGTAACATATAGAGCTATTCATAATTCAAAGACATGATTAACATAAAATCATtaggtatactcgtatacaatatCACCACTCTATAAggcattattataaacattaaacatacataaatcATGTTAGTTGTTTGATCACAACTTACAAAAAACTGACATAGCAACtcaagaaatttaaaatgaaacggTTAACAGAAAATTCTACTCCCAAAGCCCCTGGAGAGTATAGTCAaagatacaataattttttctaaaaaagcaCATATGATAGGTTTCACTGTTTCAGTCACtaatggataataatatgacgtttcGACAGACACTCTGTCCACACAGTATTTGTAAATcaaaaccattgaataatttttaaatttaaattggttttaaaatatttaaaattaaaagtttacacaatgttgataatatattgtatttttttatgttgtaaccaatatattattatttatttataaataaatatattttgtttaacaatatttaatttttaaagacaataaaaactataaatagtttaataaatcttaaaatgtaaaattttattttttgtttaaaacttctcatttattcaataattataattaatatattatttttctatttattttatttttattagcaattttacattaaatacatcttaatatgtaatattaaataaataaactatctttatatttattaaatatttatttttttattttattataatatattttatttttaataatacactataattataatattattaattatagttatagttattactagAGAACAGATTTGAatgcaaattgtattattttctgTAACATTGCTTTTCAAGCACAAAGTTAGTTTCATAcatcaagaaattaaaaaatgtaacttttattttgcgtTTCTAAGACTGTTATTAccttttgagtatttttttgacatttttagtgcatatattttttttaattcgttttattataagaatggataacattttttaaaaatgtagttaaactgatttattctaaaacaataaaattaaatattatttattttgctttgTCTTgtacttctatttttattattctttgttattatgattttaccaatcaaataaatatatacatgacgCCGTCGCCTCCTATAATACGGTTTGTCaaacgaaattattatattgatacgtGAAGATGACACACTtaggtaagtatttatataatatcatattacacATACGTCATACATGCAATtagacttataaattataattaataagaataagaattttttcaatgttaaaaataattttaagagtatttaaaaaaaaaattgtttgatatgTGAGTGCGTTATTTAATcgtattttaaaagcattttcttgttttttagagCATTAAATCCGTTTCCTACAGTTATTACATTCGTCGTCGCCCGTCGGCTATTAgtgtatcaatattataattaatatataatatagtcattgcATGATGCTTAAAGacatttatagacttatagtatatactatatactattatatatgagGAGTTTATAATAGTAAGttacaaaatgtacaatattcatGTTCACTAAATTTTCTGAAAAAGCGTATTCCTAGCTTAATCAAAGAAAGATTTTTTTTCCGTATTGAAATTTTATCCTATTCAGATAGTTATGGAAGATTATTtcccatttttttgtttttactaaaaGGACAATATTTTGTCTtggttttaagaaaatataatatttataatccattatttaacaattgtgtttattaaatttcttaaactaaatttattcaaaatggtcttaatgagtaatgactaactACTAATActagtctatatattataattaatattatttgtgtgtgtgtgtgtgtgtgtgtgtgtgtgtgcattctACATAGtgttatcttaattattttttatttacttaatccCTTATTTCAATCCATTACAGCCCTTTTTTAGTATTAGTACTACCTTTTTAGTACTATCGATCACGACTACCATCTCATTCACATTACAGTTGCACCCTCAGTCCACTTAGGTCTACTTTGAAGGGCGGTCAAGTACTCTGATGACcaaggctgtgaatttaatgcacttaaaaactattacaaaatacgcatgtataaatattaaatgcactaaaaactgaaaaaagctctcatttttcaaaaatatgaagaaaaaaaatattaaaatttaactttcattcttattttttcattataatttgtctattaattttacaattaaacaaaGAAATCAacgtgaataaaaataatactcgaCACGACGCAAGTTGGTCAATGGATCCCACCAAACTAAAAACGATTGTTTAACGATTTTTGTCATCCGTTAAGACTAGTACGAGTTAATgtcagtaaattaattttatctcgACTTCAAtagtacaatagtcaataatacacGTTGAATAcctgactaaaaataaaatagtacaaaaaaatcactaaaacaTGCATGTATATGCGATATGCCGTAACCTATGAAATTTTGACCGAATCCATTTTATTATACCGTGTAGCaataaaaacatgcaaatgcattaaattcacattGGCCGTGGCATTGGTCCATTAATTTCCATCTGTCGGAAACGACGCGAGCCTATATAACTGCAGGCTACATAAGAAGCAAAAATCTTATTTTggtgaaaataataagatattaactTTATGTAACCAGCACcaaaacaaagaaataattttgaatttttaaattccatgtATTATACATGACGATTTTaacacgtacattacataaaagacactttttaaaataataaaagtacctacaggtacagatacatattttaaaaagtatgtaaaatacatattcgaaaacatagtaaaaaaaagtatttatacttCATAGATACCTTCAAATTTTtaacaagaattttttttttaccttataaAATCAACAGAACCGATTTTCATATTTAACGTTTATTTTTCGGAgcatctaaatataatattaaatatgctatAAAATACTCCTCAGTTTTCTAAGTTTAATtgccattaaaaaatatatatagaaattgaaaataaaaatttgattttaatataaatattattttaaaaatacatacttaggtacctaaaaattattttaataccttacAGTTTACAAGATTGCTATGGGTCCATGGAACACAAAACAGTTGCGGATAAACTATAGGAATTTATCTTGATTAGGTTATGTCCAATTCCAATgcatcttataatataaaatgtgagTTTTGCTATAACAAATACTCTATGTAGTAAAAGAGTATTTATTTCACTTGTCCAAACTGTAGGGCGCTAGATGGGTTAAAATgccacacacatacacacatataacgCGAAAGTTCGCAACGGCGCTCTGGCCTTCAGGGCTCTGAATTAATGTCCGGCATtgttgtataaatactatacaattgAAATGTTTTTCGTAACTCTTGctgataaaacaatttatttaaataataataggtaacagataatattttatactttaaaatttaaaaaaaaaaaaattattattatttttttgtcaaaaatatttatattatgtgtttgaataaaatgtatcgaGCTGCCTTCaacagtagtaaaaaaaatatctttatttggctcaaaatatatgtatataaaaaaaaattctcttaCTCGTCCCCGTTATAAGTTAAATCATATTAAGTAATGAGTTAAAGATAtcaatcaaacataatatatttatatgcttgtacgcaaatataatagtaatctcaactacataatataacaattaataatttattcttaaattaactCACCATTCACCATTATCTTATTCACaccttatcatattttattttaactaactaCAATTATAGTAAcaacagttaaaataaattataataataaacttataatcatACTTCAGTGGATGTCAGcgcactgtttgttttctctctctagcccacgcgcaatacatagacaaaacgcatttacgcagtctaagtagaactcgctcaattttggttctagagtaaatataccaattataaaattaaattttgataatatttctgaatacaagacgatgagttttttccattattcccaAACAACATTATATcgttattacaacatttttaaataacctttaatttttaaaaaaaactcatcgttttgtactcagaaatattatataaatttaattttataataggcatATTTACTCTAGAAGCAAACTTGAGCAAGTTCTACTCAGACTacgtaaatgcgttttgtctatgttgcgtGTTGGctagagagagagaaaacaaacagtgcgctgacatcatcttaatatttattaattattatacaccgaGATCTTTACACATAATCTATGAGCACCGATCTTaagaattaatgatttttatcggTCAAAGaagaaaatgtcaataaaaacacattatgaACAACATTTCGTTACATGATTTGACTTTTGTCATtgatgcttttaatgatattattattttaaagtgagttacagctatgtaaaatattacaactttaaaatcttcataactcactttaaaatgataatatcaataaaatcatatgttattgtctagataatattcttaactttaaatttgataataggtaaatttactctaatataaagctaacatcacaaaatgtattctg encodes the following:
- the LOC132923953 gene encoding uncharacterized protein LOC132923953: MELGKEASGPIEVDKPTDSPSIVLQSKHLETNNLLSQEEHFIGFDIDDRLSKTLQKKIRLLKMELGKEASGPIEVDEPTDSPSIIHNNHVNKKKQSKSSISTPRSNDTKKNRSNKRHKNNNKRSETLKSLELYIPSSSELTTPKFNVYSTNTRILRSAGRTVNYNIKDAIFKVPFEHGWKRELIYRTSGKSAVVTRANRNGDVYYYSPNGQKLRSLREIQEQLDISSDKPSLTINCFTFLKQPIGMNDRSKELIKDADLKSFKDDTTVGVAVQPKKSKTPKQRPPSNCELTGDGNENSASKMRLVSKKAKTSSRSRSKKELNTPKLNIAYITPPKTKEVHCLVTDINSLIPGSIFKLPFKHGK